One segment of Streptomyces sp. YIM 121038 DNA contains the following:
- the rimP gene encoding ribosome maturation factor RimP, with protein sequence MSTTQSERLRELLEPLVSSQDLDLEEIEVASVGRKRVLRVVVDSEDGVDLDRIADVSRALSAKLDETDAMGEGEYTLEVGSPGAERPLKEQRHYERAIGRLARIQPADGADVVARIVGVDDEGVDLEVPGVKGRKPTARRLAFGDIVKARVEVEFSRKDDKNMKEEEEA encoded by the coding sequence ATGAGCACCACCCAGAGCGAGAGGCTGCGGGAACTGCTGGAACCGCTCGTCAGCTCCCAGGACCTGGATCTCGAAGAGATCGAAGTGGCCTCGGTCGGACGCAAGCGGGTGCTGCGAGTCGTCGTCGACTCCGAGGACGGCGTGGATCTGGACCGCATCGCGGATGTGAGCCGTGCGCTCTCCGCGAAGCTCGACGAGACCGACGCGATGGGCGAGGGTGAGTACACCCTGGAGGTCGGTTCCCCGGGCGCCGAGCGCCCGCTCAAGGAGCAGCGCCACTACGAGCGCGCCATCGGGCGCCTCGCCCGCATCCAGCCCGCCGACGGCGCCGACGTGGTCGCGCGCATCGTCGGGGTGGACGACGAGGGCGTCGACCTGGAGGTGCCCGGCGTGAAGGGGCGCAAGCCCACCGCCCGCAGGCTGGCCTTCGGCGACATCGTCAAGGCGCGCGTGGAAGTCGAGTTCAGCCGCAAGGACGACAAGAACATGAAGGAAGAGGAGGAGGCGTAG
- a CDS encoding YlxR family protein, whose protein sequence is MSGRTQARACPERTCVGCRERAAKDELLRIVAIEGTCVPDPRGTLPGRGAYVHPALVCLDLAVRRRAFPRAFRLQGPLDTAELRGNLEAAETVAEQATP, encoded by the coding sequence GTGTCTGGCCGGACGCAAGCCCGCGCATGCCCTGAGCGCACCTGTGTGGGGTGCCGGGAGCGAGCGGCCAAGGACGAGCTGCTGCGGATCGTGGCGATCGAGGGCACCTGTGTCCCCGATCCACGCGGTACGCTGCCCGGCCGGGGTGCGTATGTACACCCCGCCCTGGTCTGTCTCGACCTGGCGGTCCGCCGCCGGGCGTTCCCGCGGGCCTTCCGGCTCCAGGGACCGCTCGACACGGCGGAGCTGCGCGGGAATCTCGAGGCGGCCGAGACCGTTGCCGAGCAGGCAACACCGTAA
- the nusA gene encoding transcription termination factor NusA, with the protein MDIDMSALRGLVREKEISFDLLVEAIESALLIAYHRTEGSRRHARVKLDRETGHVTVWAKEDPEDIEEGQEAREFDDTPSDFGRIAATTAKQVILQRLRDAEDDATLGEYAGREGDIVTGVVQQGRDPKNVLVDIGKLEAILPAQEQVPGEEYPHGMRLRSYVVRVAKGVRGPSVTLSRTHPNLVKKLFALEVPEIADGSVEIAAIAREAGHRTKIAVRSTRSGLNAKGACIGPMGSRVRNVMGELNGEKIDIVDWSEDPGEMVAHALSPARVSKVEIVDLSGRSARVTVPDYQLSLAIGKEGQNARLAARLTGWRIDIRPDTEQPGQDGGN; encoded by the coding sequence GTGGACATCGACATGAGTGCCCTGCGGGGCCTGGTGCGGGAGAAGGAGATCTCCTTCGACCTGCTGGTCGAGGCGATCGAGTCGGCCCTCCTCATCGCCTACCACCGCACCGAGGGAAGCCGCCGCCACGCGCGCGTGAAGCTCGACCGGGAGACCGGGCACGTGACGGTCTGGGCGAAGGAGGACCCGGAGGACATCGAGGAGGGCCAGGAGGCCCGCGAGTTCGACGACACTCCGTCCGACTTCGGCCGGATCGCGGCCACCACCGCCAAGCAGGTCATCCTGCAGCGGCTGCGCGACGCCGAGGACGACGCGACGCTCGGCGAGTACGCCGGGCGCGAGGGCGACATCGTCACCGGTGTGGTGCAGCAGGGGCGCGACCCCAAGAACGTGCTCGTCGACATCGGCAAGCTCGAGGCCATCCTGCCCGCCCAGGAGCAGGTGCCGGGCGAGGAGTACCCGCACGGCATGCGCCTGCGCAGCTACGTGGTCCGGGTGGCCAAGGGCGTGCGCGGCCCGTCCGTGACGCTCTCGCGCACGCACCCGAACCTGGTCAAGAAGCTGTTCGCGCTCGAGGTCCCCGAGATCGCCGACGGCTCCGTGGAGATCGCCGCCATCGCGCGCGAGGCCGGGCACCGCACCAAGATCGCGGTCCGCTCGACCCGCTCCGGGCTGAACGCCAAGGGCGCCTGCATCGGCCCGATGGGCAGCCGCGTGCGCAATGTGATGGGCGAGCTCAACGGCGAGAAGATCGACATCGTCGACTGGTCGGAGGACCCGGGGGAGATGGTCGCCCACGCGCTGTCCCCGGCCCGGGTCAGCAAGGTCGAGATCGTCGACCTGTCCGGCCGCTCCGCCCGGGTGACGGTCCCGGACTACCAGCTGTCCCTGGCCATCGGCAAGGAGGGCCAGAACGCCCGCCTCGCCGCCCGGCTCACCGGCTGGCGGATCGACATCCGTCCGGACACCGAGCAGCCGGGCCAGGACGGCGGGAACTGA